The sequence GTATTATCAATGATTTTGATACCAAGATAAAAAGTTTATATAGTAAAAGGGATATTGAAAATGGTTATATAACCACAACTGATAGAAGAGGAAATATTAATAAATTCCCTATAATGTCTATTTCAATGGCTGTTGTTTCAAATGAATACAGGAAATTTGTCACATATGCACATGTATCGGAAGTTGCTGCTGAGGTTAAGAAGTTTGTAAAATCAATACCCGGAAGTGCCTATTTTAAGGATAGGCGAAAAGATTGAGAGGGTTAAAAAGCAAATCCGCCGGAAAATAAATCCAGCGGATTTGCTTTTCAAGATTCTTAAAAGAAGCCTCAAGAGCAGATTCTTGCTTCCTTAAAAACAAGCTCCTACTCATCCAGTGCATTTGCAGGAAGTCCCATGGGCAATGGTGACGGACGTTGGCAGGTGCTGGCAACTTCATAGTGTTTACCATTATTTGATGTATCAAGGAATCCCAGCATTACATCCAATACATGATATGCCATATCTCCATTTGCTCTATGAGACCGGCCGCTGATTAATGCATAGGCCATATCTGCAAGCCCGATACCTCTGCTGTTTTCAGCGAAACCGTGAGTTAAAGGCACTTCACTCCATTGAGAAGCATCTTTTCTTTTTACATAAACCGGCCCGCCGAAAGTATTGGGATCAGGTACACTAAGGGAACCTTCAGTGCCATATATCTCTATTCTGGGAAGCTGTGCCGCCCATACATCAAAACTTGTAATTATTGTACCTATGGATCCGTTTTCGAAATCAATGACTCCGGCAATATGGGTAGGAGTATCAACAGTAATTTTGGTGCCGTATTTTGGTTTGCTTGTTATTGTCCTCTCAGGGAATGTAATTCTTGCTGAACCTGTTATCCTTCGTATTGGACCAATAAGGTTTATTAATGCTGTGAGGTAATAGGGACCCATATCCAACATGGGGCCTCCTCCAACCTTGTAATAGAATTCCGGGTCGGGATGCCAGCTTTCATGTCCATGGCACATCATAAAAGCAGTTGCCCCTATGGGTTCACCAATCCATCCGTCATCTATGAGTTTGCGACAGGTTTGAATCCCGCCTCCCATAAAAGTATCGGGAGCACACCCTACAAGGAGTCCTTTGGATTTGGCTGTTTTTAATATTTTTTGACCGTCTTCTCTTGTAATTGCCAGGGGTTTTTCACTATAAACGCTCTTACCGGCTTCTAACGCTGCAAGGCTGACTTCTGCATGAGCTTTGGGGATAGTGAGGTTTAGTACTATTTGAATATCGGGATCCGATAGCAGTTCTTCCACTGTACATGCTTTGGGAATGCCAAACTCTTCTGCCTTAGCTTTTGCCCTTTCAATATAAAGATCGGAACATGCAACGATGTCAAGGACTTCAAGCAGTTTGCCGTTCTTAAAATATATACCGCTTATATTCCCGCAACCGATGACACCAACTTTAACTTTTTTCATAATTGATTTCTCCTTTCACGTTTATTTTTATTGAAGCAGCGGCACGTAAAATGTCCCTATGCCTCTCCAGGACAACTCCAGTACCACTTCAGTACCACTAAAACATTTTCTTGTCGCTTTCAAATTCTCTTGCATCAAGGCCTAATCTTAATGCAACATCTTTGCCTTCTGCAGCCCATAAGAATCCTCTTCGCATTATTTCAAGGGCTTCTTTTATATTGAAAACATCTGCATGATGACCCAGGGAGCTGTAAAATACTCGGCCATGTCCCCATCTCTTTGTCCATACTACGGGGACATCCACATATCCATTGGAAGCATGATACCAGTTGACTACAGGAAAACGTGTGGTTGCCAGTACTTCAATGGCAGGGTCTACATGTACGTAATACTGCTCACTTTTTACCTTAAAGTCTTCAATTCCTTCTACAATAGGGCTTGAACCTCTTTTAATATTTACCATATATTCCACGCCGTCTCCGCCGGGATGGGAGACCCATTGTCCACCTGTCATAAACTGCCATTCAACGCTTTCGCGGAAAGCGTCGCACATTCCTCCATGACATCCAGCTAATCCTACTCCTGAGGCTACGGCTTCCATAACCGGTTTAACTTGTTCTCCGGTTATTTTCCCCATGGTCCACTCTGGAATTATTAAATGTAGGGATTTTAACTTTTCTACATCCAGGAATGCATCCAAAGTATCAGAAACTTCCACTTCAAAGTCACATTCTTCAAGAGTCCTCTTAAATATGTGTGCTACCTGTTCCGGTTCGTGACCAAGCCAACCACCCCAGACAATTAAAGCTTTTCTTTTCATTATTTATTCACCTGCCTACTTATTATTTATATTTATTTTATATTTACTTTAGGAAGAAAATTAAATTGGAACAAATATTGTTAATATCTTGTTTACTAAAGGACTTCAAGTCCTTGATTTATACCAGGTTATGATTGGTTGATTTTCTAACCACCAATTCGGGCTGTATAAATATTTCAAAATTATCCTTTTCATTTCTAACGTATTTAATAAATTCACCGGCACATTTATAACCCAGCTCATAAAAGGGGATACGTACTGTAGTAAGCTGCGGTGTAACGAGAGTTGCTATATCCGAATCATCGTAACCCACGATAGAAATTTCTTCCGGTATTTTAGTGCCATTTTCCAACAGCCCTTGAAGGAGGCCTGCAGCCATCCTGTCATTAGAGACAAAGACCGAAGAAGGTATCTTTTTAAGGGACAGTATTTTTTTTGACGCATAATATCCGCTTTTTCTTCCATAGTTGCCTTCAAAGAGCATTTCATTGTCAAAAGGGATATTGTATGTCTCTAGAGCTTTTTTATAGCCTTTAAGCCTGTCTATACTATTTATATAATACATTGGGCCGTTTAAAAAAGCAATTTCTCTATGTCCCAGGTCGATAAGGTGTTTTACCGCTTCAAAACTTCCTTTTACATTATCTGCATCTACGAAACTTATACCGGAGTTTTCTATGTAGTTATTTATAAGACAAAATTTATAACCCTCTTCTTTCAATTTTTTAAGCGAGGGATCATTGGCAAATGTCCCCAATAATATACAACCGTCTACTTTGTTTCCCCTGAAATACTTTACATAATCACCACCTGATATACTATACTTTCCATTATTTCTTGCATGACTGTGTACAGTATCAATGTCATGATAAAATAAAAGAAGATTATAGCCGTTTTTTGTAAGGGCATCGCCAATTCCGCTTAAAAGCTCTGCAAAGTAGTATACAGATAGCATATGGACATTTTGAATTCTTGGAATTACAACCCCTATATTTCCGCTTACCCCTTTTATAAAATTAGTTGCTATAATATTAGGATGATAGTCCAATTCCTTTGCGGCTTTTAAAACTCTGTCACGGGTAGCAGGAGATACTGAATTAGGGTTATTAAAAACCCTTGAAACTGTAGCACCTGACACACCCGCCTTTTTGGCCACATCATTTCTTGTCGCTACAACAATTACCTCCTTTCTCTAATGTTCCTTAATTTTGTACACGTGTACATTATAACTTAAAAAAATATTAAAGTCAATCAAATTTAACAATTTGACTAAAACTAAAGAAGTTTTACTAGATGCAGTTCTTAAAAACTAACTCTTGGAGTGCTTCTTTCAGCTTCGTCGGTCTTAAAGAAAGGCTCTTCTTTAAAACCAAACATTGATGCAATTATGTTAGTTGGAAACATTTGCACCGCATTGTTATATGTTAAGACAACATCATTATAAAATTGCCTTGCATAGCTTATCTTATCCTCTGTCTTTGAAAGCTCCTGCTGCAAGTGAGAAAAGTTTTCATTGGCCTTCAAATCAGGGTAGGCTTCAGATAATGCAAAAAGCCTACCTAATACTTGAGAAAGCTGGCCGTTGGCATTCATCATATCTTCCGGCGTTTTTGCCGAGAGGTATTTTGTCCTTGCAGAGACAACAGCTTCCAAAGTTTCTTTTTCATGACCTGCATAACCCTTTACAGTCTCTACAAGATTCGGAATAAGGTCAAACCTTCTCTTTAGTTGTACATCAATTTGGCTCCATGAATTCTTTACCCTGTTCCTTTTAATCACCAGGCCGTTGTACATAGATATTACAATTAATACCAAAACTACAATTACTATAAAAGCAATAATCCATACCATAAAAAACCCTCCAGTTAAAATATTTGCTAAAAATACACTTAAAAATACACTTAAAAATATATATTTACTTAATCCTGTCTCAAGCATCGCTTTTCGCGTCATCCGTGGTGCTCCAATATTTTCTTCACTTAAATTAAATACACCCAATATAGGAAATTAAAAAGCACCGCCACCGCTGCCACCACCACCTCCTCCTGAACTACCTCCGCTAAAGCCACCACCTTTTCCTGAAAGTGACGAATTCTTTGAATTAGCTATAGCAGTAGCTGTTGTAACCGCACTTTCAACTGTGCGTATGGTATCGTTAAATGTCCTTTCAAAGTTGCTAAAATACCCGTAAGACATCCCGTAGAGGAATGTAAGCTGGGGATTATTTAAATCAGTATCTTTAAAAACCAGTGGAAGTTGCTTTATTACTTCTTTTGCTACACCTAGAGATATTGCATAGACCAGGTAATGCTCCCATAGGATAATGGACTGGATTTCAGCCTCTCTTAAGCGGCTGAAGTCTTTTAAGAATTTTCTGAAAGCCTTCCACTTTGCATATTGTTCATTGCCATAGGAAGAACGTCTCTTAATTCTAGCAGAAAAAATTAGCATAATAATACCCAGGAATAGCAGTATAACGCCATAAGCTGTGTAGAAAGCTGCAGGTAATGCAATACCTGCAGCTATATAAAATATTGCCGACAGTATACCTATAATTTGGCCTTTCTTTGCAGAATTGTCAAAAAAATTATTTTTTTTGGCTTCCATTTCCGCTTTCTCACACCAGAGGTCATAGCTCCCTTTAAAGTCCAATGCAGTCTTGTTCTTCTTTGCATAATCTTTAATATCGTTTAATAATACATCATGTCCATTGCCGATTTCATTAATAAACCAGTTTATCAGAAAAGATTCATGAGATTTTAAGTCTGTTAAGGGTTTTTCATTATTTAATGAAATCATATACTCTGATACTTTTTTAGTTCCGAAAAGGGACTTTTTGTCCACATCAACTTTTTCAAGCAAAAGATATCTTTTCCTGACAAGGTCCATAAGGGTAGCCATTATATCCCTAGGATGTACACTACCCATACTCATGAGCACGCTCATTTCCGCAGGAGTGTATTCTCCGGGCAATTCTCTGTAATATTGACCAAAAAAGCTGTGCTTAAATTCTCTATCATATTTTAAATAGATATATATTATTATAGCAAACCATAGGGGCAGTAAAATTCCAAATAATATGTTTCCTATAAGGGAGAGCCTTTTTCGCCTTTCCTCTTGCTGTTTTAAAAACTCCCTGGCCTTTTCTCTTTCAATATTTGCTTCTTCGGCAAGTTTTTCTTCATATTTAAGAATATCCGATAAAGCATCTTTGGAAACTATATTCTTTGAATTGGGGACAAGTTTGTTAGGAAAGAGCACTCTCGTTTCGACAAAGGTTCCGGGCGACACTGCAGGTACTTTGAATTCAGCTGTCTTTGCATCAATTATTTCTGATTCTCCGGTTAAAGGGCCATGACCAAAAATGTTAATTTCTTCTTTTGTTGCACCCTCAGGTATTGTCACTTTTATATAGACATTATTAATAGGTACTTCCCAGCCGGTACCAATCATTTTTCTGTTAAACTCGGCAATGTCATTGTATCTTGTTACTGCATCCAGCAACTTGTACCTGTAAACAAAGGTTTTTTCTTCATCTTGTGAAGGCTCATATACCTTAAACATTGCCGTATTATTGGACAAATTAAAGGTATAAGTACCCCTTGCCCCGGAATTATTTTCTTCGGCTTTTACTTCGGTACCTTTTCGATTTATAAACACTTGCGGTTTCTCTATACCATTAGTCCCTGATAAATCAATATTAAGAGTTACACCATTAAATTTACCTGAGAAATTATAGGTTATGTGTTCTTCAACACTGGCAGAACCATCACTGCTAATATATACTAATATATTATACTTTGAAATGTAATATTCCCTGTCGCTGTCAGCCATTACAACAGTGGCAAATACAGGCATTACTGCAATAGTGGCAAAGGCAGATATAATCATCAGAACAACAATAATAGCAAATAAAAAAATTGCTGCAGCTTGTTTTTTTCTTCCCAGCATATAATAGGACCCCTACTTTCAAATTTAATGTATTTCTAATTTAACTTATTGTGCCATTTCATTATATTGTGCCATTTCATTATGAAATAATATTTAGCGATAGTTCTTAAATAAAACCAACACAATAAATTATATTTATTAAGCTATTATATCACACAGATTAATATGTAAATACATAAAAAAATTAAACATTAAAAGTAGGGAAGAAATACATCCTTTCCTACTCACTTTCAGTAGGATTTTCTAATTCATAAGAGTTAAAAACCGGATTTTTCTGAATATTTACTACCGGATCTATATGGACAAGGACCTCGAAAACATCCTTTATATCTTCCAGTAACTTTTCTTTTGTCAGCATCGCAATATTATGACCTTCTTCTACTGTTATACCCGGAT comes from Bacillota bacterium and encodes:
- a CDS encoding Gfo/Idh/MocA family oxidoreductase, translated to MKKVKVGVIGCGNISGIYFKNGKLLEVLDIVACSDLYIERAKAKAEEFGIPKACTVEELLSDPDIQIVLNLTIPKAHAEVSLAALEAGKSVYSEKPLAITREDGQKILKTAKSKGLLVGCAPDTFMGGGIQTCRKLIDDGWIGEPIGATAFMMCHGHESWHPDPEFYYKVGGGPMLDMGPYYLTALINLIGPIRRITGSARITFPERTITSKPKYGTKITVDTPTHIAGVIDFENGSIGTIITSFDVWAAQLPRIEIYGTEGSLSVPDPNTFGGPVYVKRKDASQWSEVPLTHGFAENSRGIGLADMAYALISGRSHRANGDMAYHVLDVMLGFLDTSNNGKHYEVASTCQRPSPLPMGLPANALDE
- a CDS encoding ThuA domain-containing protein codes for the protein MKRKALIVWGGWLGHEPEQVAHIFKRTLEECDFEVEVSDTLDAFLDVEKLKSLHLIIPEWTMGKITGEQVKPVMEAVASGVGLAGCHGGMCDAFRESVEWQFMTGGQWVSHPGGDGVEYMVNIKRGSSPIVEGIEDFKVKSEQYYVHVDPAIEVLATTRFPVVNWYHASNGYVDVPVVWTKRWGHGRVFYSSLGHHADVFNIKEALEIMRRGFLWAAEGKDVALRLGLDAREFESDKKMF
- a CDS encoding LacI family DNA-binding transcriptional regulator; this translates as MSGATVSRVFNNPNSVSPATRDRVLKAAKELDYHPNIIATNFIKGVSGNIGVVIPRIQNVHMLSVYYFAELLSGIGDALTKNGYNLLLFYHDIDTVHSHARNNGKYSISGGDYVKYFRGNKVDGCILLGTFANDPSLKKLKEEGYKFCLINNYIENSGISFVDADNVKGSFEAVKHLIDLGHREIAFLNGPMYYINSIDRLKGYKKALETYNIPFDNEMLFEGNYGRKSGYYASKKILSLKKIPSSVFVSNDRMAAGLLQGLLENGTKIPEEISIVGYDDSDIATLVTPQLTTVRIPFYELGYKCAGEFIKYVRNEKDNFEIFIQPELVVRKSTNHNLV
- a CDS encoding LemA family protein yields the protein MVWIIAFIVIVVLVLIVISMYNGLVIKRNRVKNSWSQIDVQLKRRFDLIPNLVETVKGYAGHEKETLEAVVSARTKYLSAKTPEDMMNANGQLSQVLGRLFALSEAYPDLKANENFSHLQQELSKTEDKISYARQFYNDVVLTYNNAVQMFPTNIIASMFGFKEEPFFKTDEAERSTPRVSF
- a CDS encoding DUF2207 domain-containing protein, which produces MLGRKKQAAAIFLFAIIVVLMIISAFATIAVMPVFATVVMADSDREYYISKYNILVYISSDGSASVEEHITYNFSGKFNGVTLNIDLSGTNGIEKPQVFINRKGTEVKAEENNSGARGTYTFNLSNNTAMFKVYEPSQDEEKTFVYRYKLLDAVTRYNDIAEFNRKMIGTGWEVPINNVYIKVTIPEGATKEEINIFGHGPLTGESEIIDAKTAEFKVPAVSPGTFVETRVLFPNKLVPNSKNIVSKDALSDILKYEEKLAEEANIEREKAREFLKQQEERRKRLSLIGNILFGILLPLWFAIIIYIYLKYDREFKHSFFGQYYRELPGEYTPAEMSVLMSMGSVHPRDIMATLMDLVRKRYLLLEKVDVDKKSLFGTKKVSEYMISLNNEKPLTDLKSHESFLINWFINEIGNGHDVLLNDIKDYAKKNKTALDFKGSYDLWCEKAEMEAKKNNFFDNSAKKGQIIGILSAIFYIAAGIALPAAFYTAYGVILLFLGIIMLIFSARIKRRSSYGNEQYAKWKAFRKFLKDFSRLREAEIQSIILWEHYLVYAISLGVAKEVIKQLPLVFKDTDLNNPQLTFLYGMSYGYFSNFERTFNDTIRTVESAVTTATAIANSKNSSLSGKGGGFSGGSSGGGGGGSGGGAF